A window of Perognathus longimembris pacificus isolate PPM17 chromosome 6, ASM2315922v1, whole genome shotgun sequence contains these coding sequences:
- the Tnnc2 gene encoding troponin C, skeletal muscle, protein MTDQQAEARSYLSEEMIAEFKAAFDMFDADGGGDISVKELGTVMRMLGQTPTKEELDAIIEEVDEDGSGTIDFEEFLVMMVRQMKEDAKGKSEEELAECFRIFDRNADGYIDAEELAEIFRASGEHVTEEEIESLMKDGDKNNDGRIDFDEFLKMMEGVQ, encoded by the exons ATG ACGGACCAGCAGGCCGAGGCCCGGTCCTACCTCAGCGAGGAGATGATCGCTG AGTTCAAGGCCGCCTTTGACATGTTTGATGCTGATGGTGGTGGGGACATCAGCGTCAAAGAGTTGGGCACTGTGATGAGAATGCTGGGCCAGACACCCACCAAGGAAGAGCTGGATGCCATCATTGAGGAGGTGGATGAAGATG GCAGCGGCACCATCGACTTCGAGGAGTTCTTGGTCATGATGGTGAGGCAGATGAAAGAGGACGCGAAGGGAAAGAGCGAGGAGGAGCTGGCCGAGTGCTTCCGCATCTTCGACAG GAACGCAGATGGCTACATCGACGCCGAGGAGCTGGCTGAGATTTTCAGGGCGTCTGGGGAGCACGTGACGGAGGAGGAGATCGAATCCCTGATGAAAGATGGAGACAAGAACAATGACGGCCGCATCGACTTTGACG AGTTCCTGAAGATGATGGAGGGCGTGCAGTAA
- the Snx21 gene encoding sorting nexin-21 isoform X1 — protein MASRLLHRLRHALASDGPGEAAAAAAAAVAPEAEPFPESSELEDDDAEGLSSRLSGTLSFTSAEDDDEDSGEDDDGGGGEASPDSPSPGDAALGEDAERSPPPDGQRGGQLLARQLQDFWKKSRNTLVPQRLLFEVTSANVVKDPPSKYVLYTLAVMGPGQSDRQPAQIARRYSDFERLYRNLQRQFRGPMAAISFPRKRLRRNFTAETIARRSRAFEQFLGHLQAVPELRHAPDLQDFFVLPELRRAQSLTCTGLYREALALWANAWQLQTQLDTPFGLDRPLLTLAGLAVCHQELEDPAEARTFCEKALQLLGDKTPHPFLAPFLEAHIRLSWRLGLDKRQSEAQLQALQEAGLTPTPPPSLKELLIKEVLD, from the exons ATGGCCTCGCGGCTCCTGCACCGACTGCGGCACGCCCTGGCCAGCGACGGCcccggggaggcggcggcggcggcggcggcggccgtggCCCCCGAGGCCGAGCCGTTCCCCGAGAGCTCCGAGCTGGAGGACGACGACGCTGAGGGCCTGTCCTCCCGCCTCAGCGGCACCCTCAGCTTCACCAGCGCCGAGGACGACGACGAAGACAGCGGCGAGGAcgacgacggcggcggcggcgaagcCAGCCCCGACTCGCCGAGCCCCGGGGACGCGGCGTTGGGAGAGGACGCAG AGCGGAGCCCCCCACCCGATGGGCAGCGGGGCGGTCAGCTCCTGGCCCGGCAGCTGCAAGATTTCTGGAAGAAGTCCCGCAATACCCTGGTACCCCAGAGGCTGCTCTTCGAGGTGACCAGTGCTAATGTGGTCAAGGACCCTCCCTCCAAGTACGTG ctctACACCCTCGCCGTGATGGGCCCTGGGCAGTCAGATCGCCAGCCAGCCCAGATAGCTCGCCGCTACTCTGACTTTGAGCGACTGTATCGAAACCTACAGCGGCAGTTCCGGGGCCCCATGGCTGCCATCTCCTTCCCCCGTAAGCGCCTGCGCCGGAATTTCACTGCAGAGACCATTGCCCGCCGTAGCCGAGCCTTTGAGCAGTTTTTAGGCCACCTGCAGGCAGTGCCTGAGTTACGCCACGCCCCTGACCTGCAAGACTTCTTCGTGCTGCCTGAGCTGCGGCGGGCACAGAGCCTCACCTGTACTGGCCTCTACCGCGAGGCTCTGGCTCTCTGGGCCAATGCCTGGCAGCTTCAGACCCAGCTGGACACCCCCTTTGGCCTAGACCGCCCCCTGCTgaccctggctgggctggctgtgTGCCACCAGGAGCTGGAGGACCCTGCAGAGGCGCGGACATTCTGTGAGAAGGCCTTGCAGCTGCTGGGGGACAAGACCCCCCATCCTTTCCTGGCACCCTTTCTAGAAGCCCACATCCGGCTCTCCTGGCGCCTGGGCCTGGATAAACGCCAGTCAGAGGCACAGCTCCAGGCCCTGCAGGAGGCAGGCCTCACCCCTACTCCACCCCCCAGCCTCAAGGAGCTGCTCATCAAGGAGGTGCTGGACTAA
- the Snx21 gene encoding sorting nexin-21 isoform X4: protein MASRLLHRLRHALASDGPGEAAAAAAAAVAPEAEPFPESSELEDDDAEGLSSRLSGTLSFTSAEDDDEDSGEDDDGGGGEASPDSPSPGDAALGEDAERSPPPDGQRGGQLLARQLQDFWKKSRNTLVPQRLLFEVTSANVVKDPPSNSTPSP from the exons ATGGCCTCGCGGCTCCTGCACCGACTGCGGCACGCCCTGGCCAGCGACGGCcccggggaggcggcggcggcggcggcggcggccgtggCCCCCGAGGCCGAGCCGTTCCCCGAGAGCTCCGAGCTGGAGGACGACGACGCTGAGGGCCTGTCCTCCCGCCTCAGCGGCACCCTCAGCTTCACCAGCGCCGAGGACGACGACGAAGACAGCGGCGAGGAcgacgacggcggcggcggcgaagcCAGCCCCGACTCGCCGAGCCCCGGGGACGCGGCGTTGGGAGAGGACGCAG AGCGGAGCCCCCCACCCGATGGGCAGCGGGGCGGTCAGCTCCTGGCCCGGCAGCTGCAAGATTTCTGGAAGAAGTCCCGCAATACCCTGGTACCCCAGAGGCTGCTCTTCGAGGTGACCAGTGCTAATGTGGTCAAGGACCCTCCCTCCAA ctctACACCCTCGCCGTGA
- the Snx21 gene encoding sorting nexin-21 isoform X2, producing MWSRTLPPNKPQLYTLAVMGPGQSDRQPAQIARRYSDFERLYRNLQRQFRGPMAAISFPRKRLRRNFTAETIARRSRAFEQFLGHLQAVPELRHAPDLQDFFVLPELRRAQSLTCTGLYREALALWANAWQLQTQLDTPFGLDRPLLTLAGLAVCHQELEDPAEARTFCEKALQLLGDKTPHPFLAPFLEAHIRLSWRLGLDKRQSEAQLQALQEAGLTPTPPPSLKELLIKEVLD from the exons ATGTGGTCAAGGACCCTCCCTCCAA ACAAGCCTCAG ctctACACCCTCGCCGTGATGGGCCCTGGGCAGTCAGATCGCCAGCCAGCCCAGATAGCTCGCCGCTACTCTGACTTTGAGCGACTGTATCGAAACCTACAGCGGCAGTTCCGGGGCCCCATGGCTGCCATCTCCTTCCCCCGTAAGCGCCTGCGCCGGAATTTCACTGCAGAGACCATTGCCCGCCGTAGCCGAGCCTTTGAGCAGTTTTTAGGCCACCTGCAGGCAGTGCCTGAGTTACGCCACGCCCCTGACCTGCAAGACTTCTTCGTGCTGCCTGAGCTGCGGCGGGCACAGAGCCTCACCTGTACTGGCCTCTACCGCGAGGCTCTGGCTCTCTGGGCCAATGCCTGGCAGCTTCAGACCCAGCTGGACACCCCCTTTGGCCTAGACCGCCCCCTGCTgaccctggctgggctggctgtgTGCCACCAGGAGCTGGAGGACCCTGCAGAGGCGCGGACATTCTGTGAGAAGGCCTTGCAGCTGCTGGGGGACAAGACCCCCCATCCTTTCCTGGCACCCTTTCTAGAAGCCCACATCCGGCTCTCCTGGCGCCTGGGCCTGGATAAACGCCAGTCAGAGGCACAGCTCCAGGCCCTGCAGGAGGCAGGCCTCACCCCTACTCCACCCCCCAGCCTCAAGGAGCTGCTCATCAAGGAGGTGCTGGACTAA
- the Snx21 gene encoding sorting nexin-21 isoform X3 — translation MGPGQSDRQPAQIARRYSDFERLYRNLQRQFRGPMAAISFPRKRLRRNFTAETIARRSRAFEQFLGHLQAVPELRHAPDLQDFFVLPELRRAQSLTCTGLYREALALWANAWQLQTQLDTPFGLDRPLLTLAGLAVCHQELEDPAEARTFCEKALQLLGDKTPHPFLAPFLEAHIRLSWRLGLDKRQSEAQLQALQEAGLTPTPPPSLKELLIKEVLD, via the coding sequence ATGGGCCCTGGGCAGTCAGATCGCCAGCCAGCCCAGATAGCTCGCCGCTACTCTGACTTTGAGCGACTGTATCGAAACCTACAGCGGCAGTTCCGGGGCCCCATGGCTGCCATCTCCTTCCCCCGTAAGCGCCTGCGCCGGAATTTCACTGCAGAGACCATTGCCCGCCGTAGCCGAGCCTTTGAGCAGTTTTTAGGCCACCTGCAGGCAGTGCCTGAGTTACGCCACGCCCCTGACCTGCAAGACTTCTTCGTGCTGCCTGAGCTGCGGCGGGCACAGAGCCTCACCTGTACTGGCCTCTACCGCGAGGCTCTGGCTCTCTGGGCCAATGCCTGGCAGCTTCAGACCCAGCTGGACACCCCCTTTGGCCTAGACCGCCCCCTGCTgaccctggctgggctggctgtgTGCCACCAGGAGCTGGAGGACCCTGCAGAGGCGCGGACATTCTGTGAGAAGGCCTTGCAGCTGCTGGGGGACAAGACCCCCCATCCTTTCCTGGCACCCTTTCTAGAAGCCCACATCCGGCTCTCCTGGCGCCTGGGCCTGGATAAACGCCAGTCAGAGGCACAGCTCCAGGCCCTGCAGGAGGCAGGCCTCACCCCTACTCCACCCCCCAGCCTCAAGGAGCTGCTCATCAAGGAGGTGCTGGACTAA
- the Acot8 gene encoding acyl-coenzyme A thioesterase 8, whose amino-acid sequence MSSPKSREEKPGGGGGGDDPSEDLRSVLVTSVLNLEPLDEDLFRGRHYWVPTTQRLFGGQIVGQALVAAAKSVCEDVHVHSLHCYFVRAGDPKVPVLYQVERTRSGASFSVRSVKAIQHGKPIFICQASFQRLQPSPLKHQFSMPAVSPPEELLDHEALINKYLRDPNLGDKYRVGLNRIAALDVPIEIKPVNPPTVDQMQRIEPKQMFWVRARGYIGEGDIKMHCCVAAYISDYAFLGTALLPHQWKYKVNFMVSLDHSMWFHAPFRADHWMLYECESPWADGSRGLVHGRLWRRDGVLAVSCAQEGVIRVKPRVSESKL is encoded by the exons ATGTCATCCCCGAAGTCCCGGGAGGAGaagccgggcggcggcggcggcggcgacgaccCCTCCGAGGACCTCCGTAGCGTCCTGGTCACCAGCGTGCTCAACCTGGAGCCGCTGGACGAGGACCTGTTCAG AGGAAGGCATTACTGGGTACCCACCACCCAGCGGCTCTTTGGGGGTCAGATCgtgggccaggccctggtggctgcTGCCAAGTCTGTGTGTGAAGACGTCCACGTCCACTCCCTGCACTGCTACTTTGTTCGGGCAG GGGACCCAAAGGTGCCAGTGCTATACCAGGTGGAGCGGACACGGTCAGGGGCCAGCTTCTCCGTGCGTTCTGTGAAGGCCATACAGCATGGCAAACCTATCTTCATCTGCCAGGCCTCCTTCCAGAGACTCCAGCCCAGCCCCCTAAAGCACCAGTTCTCCATGCCCGCTGTGTCCCCTCCGGAAGAGCTGCTAGACCACGAGGCCCTTATTAACAAGTATTTAAG GGACCCTAACCTTGGAGATAAGTACCGAGTAGGGCTGAACCGAATTGCTGCCCTGGACGTGCCCATTGAGATCAAGCCAGTGAACCCACCCACTGTAGACCAGATGCAGAGGATTGAGCCCAAACAGATGTTCTGGGTGCGAGCCCGGGGCTATATTG GGGAAGGCGACATCAAGATGCACTGCTGTGTGGCTGCCTATATCTCGGACTATGCCTTCTTGGGCACTGCGCTGCTGCCCCACCAGTGGAAGTATAAAGTGAACTTCATGGTCTCGCTGGATCACTCCATGTGGTTTCATGCCCCCTTCCGAGCTGACCACTGGATGCTCTATGAGTGCGAGAGCCCCTGGGCTG ATGGCTCTCGGGGGCTGGTCCACGGGCGGCTATGGCGTCGCGATGGAGTCCTGGCTGTGTCCTGTGCCCAGGAGGGTGTGATCCGAGTCAAGCCCCGAGTCTCAGAGAGCAAACTATAA
- the Zswim3 gene encoding zinc finger SWIM domain-containing protein 3 isoform X2: protein MELGSCFRTYEDFQQCFDAYKKENKCCFVLKDCSSVCFHNLYHGTSIREDILYLQVKFVCIGAQSKRKRTQETNTCPAYLLLQYDEQLDQLFISELNTQHVHVDSKARGPGRDPTDKPEEPQSLPELQPVHKDLGQAEESPLEPEEESFSPDLANIAQMMKNFLKVDEGSMASFSVGTSRDLDRLNFQSSQMSDLFARFPEHLLLHKVENPQGHILYAFLVENKERESRVAHFSVLSSETSSSVAKMLNVFKGFNSDWPKVKVVFVDPLFSYWAILQETFPAARVLLSVYHTTRLLEKKLQESAACAYFKGLMNKALREAVFVASEASLKDLCAMSEALLDEDLFRFLQTHWFSCQLLWYTHAKKGLHTCNAYMASLDFLTNKVSSLFQKQQSLLDCIFHFVHYLDFFNTKSSTTLSKLKKTWPPSMQPPRTKKPVGIPGASPARPPAEEARSEAQACEQPQPPPPSPRGAMLDALRQSGSELAYKLCLNEWEVVQNSTHLVGVAGPAVAVQLLEDSHQVSKDGCSCSCSFQQRYHLPCRHILALLHSSQQPVKEAMVCCRWQKKYQYLLGPNGELRERSVTPTTDQPEHQGRHDIIQDLSRELANLLMQTEGPELEERCVTLRKIVDSWADRCEPPEFSQHPEDFQDVGLLPFLWGTQEEPPSLKP from the exons ATGGAGCTGGGCAGCTGCTTCAGGACCTACGAGGACTTCCAGCAGTGCTTCGATGCTTACAAGAAGGAGAACAAGTGCTGCTTCGTCCTCAAGGACTGCTCCAGTGTGTGCTTCCACAACCTCTACCACGGCACCTCCATCCGCGAGGACATCCT ATACCTGCAGGTGAAATTTGTCTGTATTGGAGCACAGTCAAAGAGGAAGAGAACACAGGAGACAAACACATGCCCAGCATACTTACTCCTGCAGTACGACGAACAACTAGATCAACTGTTTATCAGTGAACTAAATACTCAGCATGTACATGTTGATTCCAAAGCTAGAGGTCCTGGAAGAGACCCCACGGACAAACCTGAGGAGCCACAAAGCCTGCCGGAGCTCCAGCCAGTGCACAAAGACCTTGGCCAAGCTGAGGAGTCCCCACTAGAA CCCGAAGAGGAGAGCTTCTCTCCTGACCTAGCCAACATAGCACAGATGATGAAGAACTTTCTTAAAGTAGATGAAGGCTCCATGGCCTCCTTCAGCGTGGGCACCAGTCGAGACCTGGACCGGCTTAACTTCCAGAGCAGCCAGATGAGTGACCTGTTCGCTCGCTTCCCAGAGCATCTCTTGCTGCACAAGGTGGAGAACCCCCAGGGCCACATCCTCTACGCTTTCTTGGTGGAGAACAAGGAGCGCGAGAGTCGAGTGGCTCATTTCTCTGTGCTCAGTTCTGAGACCTCCAGCTCTGTGGCCAAGATGTTGAACGTCTTCAAAGGATTCAACTCCGATTGGCCCAAGGTCAAGGTGGTATTTGTGGACCCTTTATTCTCTTACTGGGCCATCCTGCAAGAGACCTTCCCCGCAGCCCGCGTCCTCCTTTCCGTCTACCACACAACCCGGCTCTTGGAAAAGAAGCTCCAGGAGAGCGCAGCATGTGCATACTTTAAAGGCCTCATGAACAAAGCCCTCCGGGAGGCTGTGTTTGTTGCTTCGGAGGCCAGCCTGAAAGATCTCTGTGCGATGTCCGAGGCCCTGCTGGATGAGGATCTCTTCCGCTTCCTGCAGACCCACTGGTTTTCCTGCCAACTGCTGTGGTACACGCATGCCAAGAAGGGCCTGCACACATGTAACGCCTACATGGCCAGCCTGGACTTTCTCACCAACAAGGTGTCAAGCCTCTTTCAGAAACAGCAATCCTTGCTGGACTGTATCTTTCATTTTGTTCATTACCTCGACTTCTTTAACACCAAAAGCTCCACCACTCTTTCCAAGTTAAAGAAAACCTGGCCTCCGAGCATGCAGCCACCAAGGACCAAAAAGCCTGTGGGAATCCCAGGAGCCAGCCCCGCCAGGCCCCCGGCGGAAGAGGCCAGGTCAGAAGCTCAGGCTTGCGAGCAGCCGCAGCCCCCGCCGCCGTCTCCCCGCGGCGCCATGCTGGACGCCCTGCGCCAGAGCGGCTCTGAACTGGCGTACAAGCTGTGCCTCAACGAGTGGGAGGTGGTACAGAATTCCACCCACCTAGTGGGGGTGGCAGGTCCCGCGGTGGCCGTGCAGCTGCTGGAGGACTCTCACCAGGTGAGCAAAGACGGCTGCAGCTGCAGCTGCTCCTTCCAACAGCGGTATCACCTGCCGTGCCGGCACATCCTGGCCCTCCTGCACAGCAGCCAGCAGCCGGTCAAGGAAGCCATGGTGTGCTGCAGGTGGCAGAAAAAGTATCAGTACCTCCTGGGGCCAAATGGAGAGCTCAGGGAGCGCAGTGTGACCCCAACCACAGACCAGCCTGAACACCAAGGCCGGCATGACATCATTCAGGACCTCAGCAGGGAGCTAGCCAACCTGCTGATGCAGACAGAGGGACCAGAGCTGGAGGAGCGCTGCGTGACCCTGCGCAAGATTGTGGACAGCTGGGCAGATCGCTGTGAGCCGCCGGAGTTCAGTCAGCATCCAGAAGACTTCCAGGATGTgggcctcctccctttcctctgggGAACTCAGGAGGAACCTCCCTCTTTGAAACCATAG
- the Zswim3 gene encoding zinc finger SWIM domain-containing protein 3 isoform X1 — protein MELGSCFRTYEDFQQCFDAYKKENKCCFVLKDCSSVCFHNLYHGTSIREDILYLQVKFVCIGAQSKRKRTQETNTCPAYLLLQYDEQLDQLFISELNTQHVHVDSKARGPGRDPTDKPEEPQSLPELQPVHKDLGQAEESPLEFSFCLERVQEPWNPEEESFSPDLANIAQMMKNFLKVDEGSMASFSVGTSRDLDRLNFQSSQMSDLFARFPEHLLLHKVENPQGHILYAFLVENKERESRVAHFSVLSSETSSSVAKMLNVFKGFNSDWPKVKVVFVDPLFSYWAILQETFPAARVLLSVYHTTRLLEKKLQESAACAYFKGLMNKALREAVFVASEASLKDLCAMSEALLDEDLFRFLQTHWFSCQLLWYTHAKKGLHTCNAYMASLDFLTNKVSSLFQKQQSLLDCIFHFVHYLDFFNTKSSTTLSKLKKTWPPSMQPPRTKKPVGIPGASPARPPAEEARSEAQACEQPQPPPPSPRGAMLDALRQSGSELAYKLCLNEWEVVQNSTHLVGVAGPAVAVQLLEDSHQVSKDGCSCSCSFQQRYHLPCRHILALLHSSQQPVKEAMVCCRWQKKYQYLLGPNGELRERSVTPTTDQPEHQGRHDIIQDLSRELANLLMQTEGPELEERCVTLRKIVDSWADRCEPPEFSQHPEDFQDVGLLPFLWGTQEEPPSLKP, from the exons ATGGAGCTGGGCAGCTGCTTCAGGACCTACGAGGACTTCCAGCAGTGCTTCGATGCTTACAAGAAGGAGAACAAGTGCTGCTTCGTCCTCAAGGACTGCTCCAGTGTGTGCTTCCACAACCTCTACCACGGCACCTCCATCCGCGAGGACATCCT ATACCTGCAGGTGAAATTTGTCTGTATTGGAGCACAGTCAAAGAGGAAGAGAACACAGGAGACAAACACATGCCCAGCATACTTACTCCTGCAGTACGACGAACAACTAGATCAACTGTTTATCAGTGAACTAAATACTCAGCATGTACATGTTGATTCCAAAGCTAGAGGTCCTGGAAGAGACCCCACGGACAAACCTGAGGAGCCACAAAGCCTGCCGGAGCTCCAGCCAGTGCACAAAGACCTTGGCCAAGCTGAGGAGTCCCCACTAGAATTCTCATTTTGCCTAGAGAGGGTACAAGAGCCCTGGAATCCCGAAGAGGAGAGCTTCTCTCCTGACCTAGCCAACATAGCACAGATGATGAAGAACTTTCTTAAAGTAGATGAAGGCTCCATGGCCTCCTTCAGCGTGGGCACCAGTCGAGACCTGGACCGGCTTAACTTCCAGAGCAGCCAGATGAGTGACCTGTTCGCTCGCTTCCCAGAGCATCTCTTGCTGCACAAGGTGGAGAACCCCCAGGGCCACATCCTCTACGCTTTCTTGGTGGAGAACAAGGAGCGCGAGAGTCGAGTGGCTCATTTCTCTGTGCTCAGTTCTGAGACCTCCAGCTCTGTGGCCAAGATGTTGAACGTCTTCAAAGGATTCAACTCCGATTGGCCCAAGGTCAAGGTGGTATTTGTGGACCCTTTATTCTCTTACTGGGCCATCCTGCAAGAGACCTTCCCCGCAGCCCGCGTCCTCCTTTCCGTCTACCACACAACCCGGCTCTTGGAAAAGAAGCTCCAGGAGAGCGCAGCATGTGCATACTTTAAAGGCCTCATGAACAAAGCCCTCCGGGAGGCTGTGTTTGTTGCTTCGGAGGCCAGCCTGAAAGATCTCTGTGCGATGTCCGAGGCCCTGCTGGATGAGGATCTCTTCCGCTTCCTGCAGACCCACTGGTTTTCCTGCCAACTGCTGTGGTACACGCATGCCAAGAAGGGCCTGCACACATGTAACGCCTACATGGCCAGCCTGGACTTTCTCACCAACAAGGTGTCAAGCCTCTTTCAGAAACAGCAATCCTTGCTGGACTGTATCTTTCATTTTGTTCATTACCTCGACTTCTTTAACACCAAAAGCTCCACCACTCTTTCCAAGTTAAAGAAAACCTGGCCTCCGAGCATGCAGCCACCAAGGACCAAAAAGCCTGTGGGAATCCCAGGAGCCAGCCCCGCCAGGCCCCCGGCGGAAGAGGCCAGGTCAGAAGCTCAGGCTTGCGAGCAGCCGCAGCCCCCGCCGCCGTCTCCCCGCGGCGCCATGCTGGACGCCCTGCGCCAGAGCGGCTCTGAACTGGCGTACAAGCTGTGCCTCAACGAGTGGGAGGTGGTACAGAATTCCACCCACCTAGTGGGGGTGGCAGGTCCCGCGGTGGCCGTGCAGCTGCTGGAGGACTCTCACCAGGTGAGCAAAGACGGCTGCAGCTGCAGCTGCTCCTTCCAACAGCGGTATCACCTGCCGTGCCGGCACATCCTGGCCCTCCTGCACAGCAGCCAGCAGCCGGTCAAGGAAGCCATGGTGTGCTGCAGGTGGCAGAAAAAGTATCAGTACCTCCTGGGGCCAAATGGAGAGCTCAGGGAGCGCAGTGTGACCCCAACCACAGACCAGCCTGAACACCAAGGCCGGCATGACATCATTCAGGACCTCAGCAGGGAGCTAGCCAACCTGCTGATGCAGACAGAGGGACCAGAGCTGGAGGAGCGCTGCGTGACCCTGCGCAAGATTGTGGACAGCTGGGCAGATCGCTGTGAGCCGCCGGAGTTCAGTCAGCATCCAGAAGACTTCCAGGATGTgggcctcctccctttcctctgggGAACTCAGGAGGAACCTCCCTCTTTGAAACCATAG
- the Zswim1 gene encoding zinc finger SWIM domain-containing protein 1, translating to MALTMLNGFLINDSSPPMLLLQQVSQTPKVHSLNYQSCFMQGLFAAFPEILFIHRTYNPRGKVLYTFLVDGPQVQVEKPLARAVYFAIPAKENAGGLAQMLQVFKKLNPAWERICTILVDPYFVLLPTLAMEFPVAEVMLSAFHVCKFLQGKFYQLELEQPVKKLLLTSLQSTMRFTTAGNLKQLHSLLSSSVPPALLPELHSHWLLNERIWLAPRSRSQAQSNHYFQSLEVSARILSETFGITPSERQGITSLFSYLQQHPVDQDLSLPNHCTASHGSPRVGQLVEASIQDSLSAICTEPAAQLCLAELAVVQKSMHLIGCGPEKMNIQILEDTHKVQPQPPAGCSCYFHQAFHLPCRHILAMLSARHQVLQPDMLQAQWSAACAAGFDSILGSRWDEALDKQLAVTLLTEEVGQLLRRCSEEEFERRHSTLRELADSWIGPYEQVQL from the coding sequence ATGGCCCTTACCATGCTCAATGGGTTTCTGATCAATGACTCGAGCCCACCTATGCTGCTACTACAGCAGGTTAGCCAGACTCCCAAGGTGCATTCTCTCAACTACCAGAGCTGCTTTATGCAAGGACTCTTTGCGGCTTTCCCTGAGATCCTGTTTATCCACCGAACCTATAACCCAAGGGGCAAGGTGTTATATACCTTCCTGGTGGATGGACCTCAGGTACAGGTTGAGAAGCCTCTTGCCCGGGCAGTCTACTTTGCCATCCCTGCCAAGGAGAACGCAGGAGGCTTGGCTCAGATGCTCCAGGTGTTCAAGAAGCTTAACCCAGCATGGGAGAGAATCTGTACCATCCTGGTAGATCCCTACTTTGTCCTGCTGCCCACCCTGGCCATGGAGTTCCCCGTAGCCGAGGTCATGCTCTCGGCCTTCCACGTGTGTAAGTTCCTCCAGGGCAAGTTCTATCAGCTGGAATTGGAACAGCCAGTGAAGAAGCTGCTGCTGACCTCCCTGCAGAGCACCATGCGCTTCACCACGGCGGGCAACCTGAAGCAGCTGCACTCGCTCCTGAGCAGCTCCGTCCCGCCCGCCCTCCTGCCCGAGCTCCACTCGCACTGGCTGCTCAACGAACGCATCTGGCTGGCCCCCCGCTCCAGAAGCCAAGCCCAAAGCAACCACTACTTCCAGAGCCTCGAGGTCTCCGCCCGGATCCTCAGTGAGACTTTTGGCATCACCCCATCTGAGAGGCAAGGCATCACCTCTCTGTTTTCCTACCTGCAGCAGCACCCTGTAGACCAAGACCTGAGTCTCCCAAACCATTGTACCGCCTCCCATGGCAGCCCCAGAGTAGGGCAGTTAGTAGAAGCCAGCATCCAGGACTCCCTCAGTGCCATCTGCACAGAGCCCGCAGCCCAACTCTGCTTGGCCGAGCTGGCTGTGGTCCAGAAATCCATGCACCTCATTGGTTGTGGCCCAGAAAAGATGAACATACAGATCCTAGAGGACACCCACAAAGTGCAGCCCCAGCCCCCTGCCGGCTGCAGCTGTTACTTCCACCAGGCCTTCCACCTGCCCTGCCGCCACATCCTTGCCATGCTCAGCGCCCGCCACCAGGTGCTCCAGCCAGACATGCTGCAGGCTCAGTGGTCTGCAGCCTGTGCCGCCGGCTTCGACAGCATCCTGGGCAGCAGGTGGGATGAGGCTCTGGATAAGCAGCTGGCA